In Leptospira sp. WS58.C1, a single genomic region encodes these proteins:
- a CDS encoding cysteine desulfurase, translating to MSFDLEKIRRDFPILSTQIGGKPLVFLDSAASSQKPKSVIDTIRKYYEAENANIHRGVYSLSQKATEKYEMARIKTSRFIGAACAKVVIFTRNTTESINLVAQSWGRTNIHEGDEIVLTELEHHSNLVPWQMLAQEKQAVLKFIPLNQDSTLDLSNLDEVITERVKLVALAQMSNVTGTIHDLSAIIRRAREVGAKVLIDGAQGICHLPTNVQKEDFDFYAFSAHKMLGPTGVGVLYAKEEILETMPPWMGGGDMISKVWKEKSTYADLPARLEAGTPNISGVIGFGAAIEYLESVGMQEIRDHELELLQYALDRLEDFGGLELYGTNDLSKRGGVISFNFPGVHPHDVGSILDEEGIAIRVGHHCAQPFMDFKGIAGTCRASFYLYNTKEDVDSLLVGLKKVKEIFGRVLKR from the coding sequence TTGAGTTTTGATCTCGAAAAGATACGAAGAGATTTTCCGATTCTATCTACTCAGATAGGCGGCAAGCCCTTGGTGTTTCTGGACAGCGCCGCCAGTTCTCAAAAGCCTAAGTCCGTCATTGATACCATTCGTAAATATTACGAAGCGGAGAATGCGAACATCCACCGCGGAGTGTATTCTCTTTCCCAAAAGGCCACCGAAAAATACGAGATGGCCCGGATCAAAACTTCCAGATTCATCGGAGCTGCCTGCGCTAAGGTTGTTATATTCACTCGTAATACTACCGAATCCATCAATTTAGTGGCTCAGTCTTGGGGACGCACTAATATCCATGAAGGTGACGAGATCGTACTCACCGAATTAGAGCACCATTCTAATTTGGTTCCTTGGCAGATGTTGGCCCAGGAAAAACAAGCCGTCTTAAAATTTATTCCTCTCAACCAAGATTCCACCTTGGATCTTAGCAATTTGGACGAGGTCATCACTGAAAGAGTAAAGTTAGTCGCTCTTGCTCAAATGTCCAATGTGACCGGCACTATTCACGATCTATCTGCGATCATTCGCAGGGCCAGAGAAGTAGGAGCAAAGGTATTGATAGACGGTGCCCAGGGGATCTGTCATCTTCCCACAAATGTCCAAAAAGAAGATTTTGATTTTTATGCATTCTCCGCTCATAAGATGCTCGGACCGACAGGCGTAGGAGTTCTTTACGCTAAGGAAGAGATCTTAGAAACCATGCCTCCTTGGATGGGAGGAGGAGATATGATCTCCAAGGTTTGGAAGGAAAAGTCCACCTATGCGGATCTTCCTGCAAGATTGGAGGCCGGGACTCCGAATATTTCGGGAGTGATCGGATTTGGAGCTGCTATCGAATATTTGGAATCTGTAGGAATGCAGGAGATCAGAGATCACGAGTTGGAACTCCTACAATATGCCTTGGATCGATTGGAAGATTTCGGCGGTTTGGAACTGTACGGAACAAACGATCTAAGCAAAAGAGGAGGAGTAATTTCCTTCAATTTCCCAGGAGTTCATCCTCACGACGTAGGTTCCATTTTGGATGAAGAAGGGATTGCAATCCGTGTGGGACATCATTGCGCTCAGCCGTTTATGGATTTCAAGGGGATCGCCGGCACTTGCCGCGCTTCTTTCTATCTTTATAATACCAAAGAAGATGTAGATTCTCTTTTGGTAGGTCTAAAGAAAGTGAAGGAGATTTTCGGCCGTGTCCTTAAGCGATAG
- the sufU gene encoding Fe-S cluster assembly sulfur transfer protein SufU, which produces MSLSDSLYQEVLLDHYQNPRHHGKMEHSDLHEEGVNPLCGDEVELFLKLKGDIISEISFVGKGCSISQASASMLTDSLYGKTITEAKTLLHEFKGMLLEDKVPNFSEEYEDLESMEAVKKIPARIKCATLAWNTLEKAIGK; this is translated from the coding sequence GTGTCCTTAAGCGATAGTCTTTACCAAGAAGTACTACTCGATCATTACCAAAACCCGAGACATCACGGAAAGATGGAACACTCCGATCTTCATGAAGAAGGTGTCAATCCTCTCTGCGGTGATGAGGTGGAACTATTCCTGAAACTGAAAGGAGATATAATCTCCGAGATCAGTTTTGTGGGGAAAGGTTGTTCTATCTCCCAAGCCTCCGCTTCTATGCTTACGGACAGTCTTTACGGTAAAACAATCACCGAAGCAAAAACACTTCTCCACGAATTTAAAGGAATGCTTTTAGAGGATAAGGTCCCAAATTTTTCGGAAGAATATGAAGACCTCGAATCCATGGAAGCGGTAAAGAAGATTCCGGCGCGAATCAAATGTGCCACGCTTGCCTGGAATACTTTGGAAAAAGCGATCGGAAAGTAA
- a CDS encoding DNA-directed RNA polymerase subunit alpha C-terminal domain-containing protein gives MNLPKGLAAPARRALANNGIHSLSQLAKYSEEELLEFHGIGKNAILVLRSALKEIGKDLKVSS, from the coding sequence TTGAACCTTCCTAAAGGCCTTGCGGCTCCTGCTCGCAGGGCTTTGGCAAATAACGGGATCCATTCCTTATCTCAACTTGCGAAATATTCGGAAGAAGAATTGTTGGAATTCCACGGGATCGGCAAGAACGCGATCCTGGTCCTTCGTTCCGCTTTGAAAGAGATCGGAAAGGATTTGAAAGTTTCCTCCTGA
- a CDS encoding SufB/SufD family protein: MLLAESISEYIKEKKEPSILTEFRTNAEKLLNSATFPDSSLESWRKISLSNFKISEYTKVCPDSSVTVSGNAKVTKLQDLPPEKLSEVLKKTAPAISFYSKEWFPLFVFSRFTHAYYVQLGSDPSSLPEIKVECKDGNIILPLLIVDAFPGAKSNFLERWESPSQKDLVLMSGVTILLTPPNGDFQYSSLENLGDSTFHFRATYGIQEKDSKFHASLASWGGYKGKSFYDTNVAGKGCWTRYVGLSPLKAREFQDTEVRILHSESHAQSSILYRTVVREKAHHVFTGNLHIPSHCKDVGAIQINNNLLLDRTARAESIPKLEVFADSVKCEHGATVGEIDEEQLFYLASRGISEEEARKMIVEGFLNEVVREFPSETVREELSSMIESRMLGE; encoded by the coding sequence ATGCTTTTGGCGGAATCCATTTCGGAATACATCAAGGAGAAGAAGGAACCTTCCATTCTTACCGAATTCCGTACGAACGCCGAAAAACTTCTGAACTCCGCAACATTTCCCGATTCTTCTCTCGAATCTTGGAGAAAGATTAGTCTTTCTAATTTTAAAATTTCTGAATATACTAAAGTTTGTCCGGATTCTTCCGTAACGGTTTCCGGAAACGCGAAGGTCACCAAATTACAGGATCTTCCTCCTGAAAAACTTTCGGAAGTCCTGAAAAAAACGGCACCTGCTATTTCCTTTTATTCCAAAGAATGGTTTCCACTTTTTGTATTTTCCAGGTTCACTCATGCGTATTATGTACAGCTGGGTTCGGATCCTTCTTCTTTACCTGAGATCAAGGTTGAATGTAAGGATGGAAATATCATTCTTCCACTTTTGATCGTGGATGCTTTTCCGGGAGCCAAGTCCAATTTTCTGGAAAGATGGGAATCTCCGTCTCAGAAAGATCTGGTTCTTATGAGCGGAGTCACCATTCTTCTTACACCTCCTAACGGAGATTTCCAGTATTCTAGTTTGGAAAATTTGGGAGATTCCACTTTTCATTTTAGAGCTACGTACGGGATCCAGGAAAAAGATTCCAAGTTCCATGCGAGTCTTGCTTCTTGGGGCGGATATAAGGGAAAATCATTCTATGATACGAATGTTGCCGGGAAAGGATGTTGGACACGTTATGTGGGTCTTTCTCCTTTAAAAGCGAGAGAATTCCAAGACACTGAAGTCCGTATTCTTCATTCCGAAAGCCATGCACAAAGTTCTATTTTATACCGCACCGTCGTAAGAGAGAAGGCTCACCATGTATTTACAGGGAACCTACATATACCTTCTCACTGCAAAGATGTGGGTGCGATCCAAATCAATAATAACCTTCTGTTAGACAGGACCGCAAGAGCCGAATCCATTCCTAAATTGGAAGTATTTGCTGATAGTGTAAAATGCGAACACGGTGCCACTGTCGGAGAAATAGACGAAGAGCAATTATTCTACTTAGCTTCCCGAGGAATCTCGGAAGAAGAAGCCCGTAAAATGATCGTAGAAGGGTTCTTGAACGAAGTAGTCCGAGAATTTCCATCCGAAACGGTTCGCGAAGAATTATCTTCCATGATAGAATCTAGGATGTTGGGCGAGTAA
- a CDS encoding AraC family transcriptional regulator — protein MDFVQKALWFIEGHSKENISLEDVAKNAGVSPFHLTRSFSLTMGVSLMKYLRGRRLSEAAKILVENGSNILDLALDVGYGSHEAFTRAFKDQFSITPEQVKSQGHLGNVNLVEAITLNSEPIPKIDPPRFETVPPRLFAGIVERYDCQMPAGIPNQWQSFGAYLGNIPSQVGDAAYGVCYNFDAEGNFDYMCGVEVSSSSGLPKEFQILKIPAQRYAVFTHKGHIAGIRATFAAAGKWFPDSGAKPFEGANLERYGKEFNPVTGMGGIEIWIPVED, from the coding sequence ATGGATTTCGTTCAAAAGGCTCTCTGGTTTATAGAAGGTCATTCTAAAGAAAATATTTCTCTAGAAGATGTTGCAAAGAATGCAGGGGTTTCTCCCTTTCATTTGACCCGCTCTTTTTCTTTGACCATGGGAGTTTCTTTGATGAAATATCTGAGAGGACGACGTTTGAGCGAAGCCGCAAAAATATTGGTGGAAAATGGATCCAATATTTTAGATCTCGCTTTGGATGTCGGCTACGGATCTCACGAAGCATTTACTAGAGCTTTTAAGGATCAATTCTCTATCACTCCAGAACAGGTAAAGTCCCAGGGGCATCTTGGTAATGTGAACTTAGTGGAGGCAATTACCTTGAACTCAGAACCAATTCCTAAAATCGATCCGCCCAGATTCGAAACCGTCCCGCCTAGACTATTTGCGGGTATTGTAGAACGTTACGATTGTCAAATGCCTGCAGGTATTCCAAATCAATGGCAAAGTTTCGGAGCATACCTTGGAAATATTCCTTCTCAAGTCGGAGATGCTGCTTACGGAGTTTGTTATAATTTCGATGCAGAAGGTAACTTTGATTATATGTGCGGAGTAGAAGTTTCTTCTTCTTCCGGATTACCTAAAGAATTTCAGATACTTAAGATCCCTGCGCAGAGGTACGCAGTGTTTACTCATAAGGGTCATATTGCCGGGATCAGAGCAACATTTGCCGCTGCAGGCAAATGGTTTCCGGATTCCGGTGCAAAACCTTTTGAGGGTGCAAACCTGGAAAGGTATGGTAAAGAATTTAATCCTGTTACAGGAATGGGAGGAATAGAAATTTGGATCCCGGTGGAGGATTGA
- a CDS encoding non-heme iron oxygenase ferredoxin subunit yields the protein MGDFQRLAKLSDLKEGEIFVAETRYHRVGLTRLGNEVCAFADLCTHDGEDISTGELEGDVIVCPRHSAKFNIRTGKVLCMPAVEDLPVYKTRIVGDEVEVELED from the coding sequence ATGGGTGACTTTCAGAGACTGGCTAAACTTTCCGATCTGAAAGAAGGAGAGATATTCGTAGCTGAAACCCGTTACCATAGGGTAGGATTAACTAGACTGGGGAACGAAGTCTGTGCATTTGCGGATCTTTGCACCCATGATGGCGAGGATATTTCAACCGGTGAATTGGAAGGGGACGTAATCGTTTGTCCAAGGCATTCCGCGAAGTTTAATATCCGTACCGGTAAGGTACTTTGTATGCCTGCAGTGGAAGATTTGCCAGTCTATAAGACTAGAATCGTGGGTGACGAAGTCGAAGTGGAATTAGAGGATTGA
- a CDS encoding PIN domain-containing protein: MVLYIDTSLLLNILYAEAGYEDHLDYFNRSDLKFGSILLEIESFRSLHFTYSKESKHLPKNWFKDAEGFLGEFISQINLKNLDDDVWTEIRKNKDVLELKSLDAAHLATALHIRKSISDELILCSMDEKFRSVAKKLGFKLYPKK; this comes from the coding sequence ATGGTCTTATATATAGATACTAGTCTTCTATTAAATATTCTTTATGCAGAAGCCGGTTACGAAGACCATTTGGATTATTTCAACAGATCGGATCTCAAGTTCGGTTCTATCCTACTTGAGATAGAAAGTTTCAGAAGTTTACATTTCACGTATTCTAAAGAATCCAAACATTTACCTAAAAATTGGTTTAAAGACGCGGAAGGATTCCTGGGCGAGTTCATTTCTCAGATCAATTTAAAAAATCTGGATGACGATGTTTGGACTGAAATCCGAAAGAATAAGGATGTCCTGGAATTAAAATCATTGGATGCAGCTCATTTAGCCACCGCATTGCATATACGAAAGTCTATCTCCGACGAATTGATCCTTTGCTCCATGGACGAAAAATTCAGATCCGTGGCCAAAAAATTGGGTTTTAAATTGTATCCAAAAAAATAA
- a CDS encoding type II toxin-antitoxin system Phd/YefM family antitoxin, which translates to MRAVGIKDLKNNLSSFLDFVRGGETILILDRNQPIAEIKKFDQKSDLTKQYLEEAIASNSIIPAKNQKGINIPKSILLKAGIKYRVSTAWREAYRADRD; encoded by the coding sequence ATGAGAGCGGTTGGGATCAAAGATCTTAAAAATAATCTAAGTAGCTTTCTGGATTTTGTACGAGGAGGAGAGACTATCCTTATCTTGGACAGAAATCAGCCTATTGCAGAGATCAAAAAATTCGACCAGAAATCGGATCTCACCAAACAATATTTAGAAGAAGCAATCGCTTCTAATTCTATTATTCCCGCGAAAAATCAGAAAGGAATCAATATTCCGAAATCCATTCTGTTAAAAGCTGGAATCAAATATAGAGTCTCTACAGCTTGGAGGGAAGCTTACCGGGCAGACAGGGATTAA